TTGATGAATAATGGTGGAGGAGTTGGACAAACTATGGATTATTGGAATAACGATTATTTTGATGATACATATGTACACAATGGAGAATTTAAAAAGTTTGAAGGATATTGTACAGATGTTTGGTTTGAAAATGCCAAAGAATATATAGGGAAACAAAAAGACCAACCATTCTTTTGTTACCTATCTACAAACGCTGCTCACTCACCATATTGGGTAGATGATAAATATTCTGATCCGTATAAAAATAATGATGAGATACCAAATGCAGCTTTTTATGGAATGATTACAAATGTAGACGAGAACATTGGGAAGTTGGTTGAGTATTTAAAATCCATTGATTTAATGGATAATACCATCCTTATTTTTACAACCGATAATGGTTCTGCAGCAGGAAATAAAATGGGAGAAGGTCAAGATCGTTTGGATGGTTTTGTTGCTAAAGGAAACAATGCAGGTATGCGTGGTGTAAAAGCGAGTATGTACGAAGGTGGACATAGAGTTCCTTTATTTATCCACTGGAAAGATGGAGGGATTAATGTGGGAAGAGATATTGATGCTTTAACAGCTCACTATGATGTGTTACCAACCTTAATAGATTTGTGTGGTTTAAAAGTTAAAGAAGATCTTAAGTTTGACGGTTCAAGTTTAGTTCCATTAATGAACGGAGATGATTCTAATTTTGAAGATAGAATTGTATATGTAAACACACAATTTTCTACAGATCCAGTTCCATGGAAGAGAACAGCATTAATGCATAAAAACTGGAGATTGGTAGAAGGAACTGAGTTGTATAACTTAGATACAGACCCAGAACAAAGAACAAATTTAGCAGATCAATACCCAGAAAAGGTTCAAGAATATAAAGAAGCTTATGATAAATGGTGGGCAGAAATTTCTCCAACTTTTGTAGAAAAGCCTTATTTTATAATAGGAAATAAAGCAGAAAACCCAACTACTTTATATTGTCACGATTGGCATACCGATACATTTACTCCTTGGAAACAAGATCATATTAGAGAAGGACAAGTAAATAATGGATTCTGGAGAGTAAAAGCTGAAGAAGCAGGTACTTATACCATAAAGCTTCGTCGTTGGCCAGTAGAATCACATTTAGCTTTAGGAGCAAAAGCATCTGTTCGCCCAGCACTTGAAGGAACTAGTGTTACACCAAGTAAAAAAGGAAAAGCTTTAAAAATTGTAAATTCTAGAATTAAAATACAAAACATTGAGATGTCTAAAGAGGTAGATTTAGATGCAGAATATGTTGAGTATCAAGTTGAGTTAGAAAAAGGAGAAACCCATTTACAAACTTGGTTTACTTTAGATGATAAAACAGAAATAGGAGCATATTATGCAACTATAGAAAAAATATAAGTTTAAATTATAAACCCTTGATGATTAATTGATAATGATGAGAAAAAATATTTTATCTATATTGTTTTTTTCTGTTTTGTTGCTAAATTTTCATGCTGCTACAGCACAGGATAAGCATAAGCCTAATGTAATTATTGTCATTACCGATGATCAAGGAAAGGGAGATTTAGCTTGCGAAGGGAATCCTTATATTAAAACGCCAAATATTGATAAGTTTTATAATCAAGCGGTACGTTTTACAAATTACCATGTATCAACAACTTGTGCACCTACCAGAGGTTCTTTAATGACAGGTAGACACAGTAACCGTATCAATGTTTTTCATACCATAAACGGGAGATCTATCTTGTTTGAGGATGAGGTTACTTTACCTCAAGTTTTTGCGCAAAATGGATATACCAATGCTATGTTCGGAAAATGGCATTTAGGAGATAACTATCCCTATAGGCCAGAAGATAGAGGTTTCCATGAAGTTGTAAGACTAGGAGGTGGAGGTATTGGTCAAGGTCCAGATTATTGGGGTAACGATTATTTTGATGATACTTATTGGCATAACGGAAAAATGGAGAAATACAAAGGATATTGTACGGATGTATTTTTCTCTCAAGCTATAAGTTTTATTGAAAAAAACAAGGATCAACCATTCTTTTGTTACTTATCTACAAATGCTCCACATTCACCATATAACCTTCCTGAAAAATACTTTGATATGTATCAAGGGAAAGAGTACAAAGATTTAAACTCTAGGTTGTTAAGGTTTTATGGGATGATTACAAATTTAGATGATAACTTTAAGAGGTTAGAAAATAAGTTGCAAGAGCTAAAAATAGCAGATAATACCATTTTAATTTTTACAACAGACAACGGAACCTCTGCAGGGCGTAGTACTTATAATGCAGGTTTAAGAGGTAGTAAGGGAAGTCAGTACGATGGAGGTCATCGTGTTCCTATGTATATAAGATGGCCAAATGGACAATTAACGGGAGGAAAAGACATAGATGAGCTAGTTGCTCATTATGATATGTTGCCAACTTTTGTTGATTTATTAGGGTTAGACTTTAACCCAGTAAAAAAACTTGATGGTAAGAGTTTGGTTCCTTTGTTAAAAAATGATGAGGTAGCATGGGAAAATAGAATTTTATACATGGATACTCAAAGAGAGCAAAACCTTATAAAATATAGAAAATATACCGTTATGGATAATGATTGGCGTTTGGTTGATGGTAAAGAACTTTATGATATTAATAAAGATTTAGGTCAACAAAACAATGTCATAGACCAATATCCAGAAGTAGCTGCTAGATTATCGGTAGGGTATGAAAATTGGTGGGAATCTTTTGTTGATGAGGGTGTTAATCAAAGATATGCATATATCAAAGTAGGTTCACCAAAAGAAAATCCAACCAGACTTTCTGCACATGACATGATTGTTGGTAAATACAGTCCGGCATGGCATCAGGATGGTGCTAGAAATGCTTCTCCTGCTGGTGGTGGAAAATGGAAAATTGAATTTGTAGAAGATGGTGAGTATACCATTAGTTTAAGAAGGTTTCCTAGAGAAAGCAATTTGGCTATTAATAGTACTTTTCCTGCGCAAGAAAAAGCCGTTCAATATGATAAAACATCACCTGCAAGTGTAAAGTCAGATTTTAAAGAAGCCTTTTTATATGTAGCCAATATTTCTAAAACTTTAGCCGTAGAAAAAGGAACTCAAGAAGTTGTCTTTAAAGGAAATATCCCTGCAGGTAAGTATGATATGGAAGCTCAATTAATTGATGAGTCAGGGAGATTACATCCTGCATATTATGTATATGTTGAAAAAAAATAAAAGATGTTTGTAAACATGAAAAAATTAAGAATTGTATTTGTTGCTTGTTTTGCACTGGTTAATTTTTTGAGTATTGCTCAAGAAAATAAACCCAATATTGTAATAATATATACAGATGATCAAGGAGTTGGAGATGTAGGAGCTTTAAACCCTAATGCCAAGTTCAACACTCCTAATATGGATAAAATAGCTAATGAGGGAATTATATTTACTGATGGACACAGTAGTGATGCTGTTTGTACTCCCTCTAGATACAGTTTGTTAACAGGACGTTATAGCTGGAGAACCAGTCTAAAAAAGAATGTGTTGCATGCAGACGGGCCTTGTTTAATAGAAAAAGATAGAATGACTATTGCTTCTTTACTTCAAGAAAATGGTTACAATACAGCTATGATTGGTAAGTGGCATTTACAAATGGAGTTCGAAGGAGAAAAAGGAAAGGGTAGAGATTGGTCTAAGCCGTTTACTGATGGACCTATTGAAAAAGGGTTTGACTATTACTTTGGAATAGCAGCCTCTATGAATTATGGAATTTTAACATATTTAGAAAACGACAAAGTACTAGAAGCTCCATCAATGTACACTAAAAAGAAGATGGATGTTACGCCAAGAACTTATAGAATGACGCCTCCTTATCAACAAGATAATGCTAAAGGATATGTAGAGGTAGCTCCTTCTTTTAACGATGAATTGGTTTTAGAAACTTTAGCAAATAGAGCCGTAAGTTATATAAATGATGTAGATAAAGAAAAGCCATTTTTCTTATATCTGCCTTTAACCAGTCCTCATTTACCACATTGTACGCATCCAGATTTTCAAGGTAAAAGTAACTGTGGGAATTATGGAGATTTTATGCAAGAAACAGATTATCGTGTAGGTCAAGTGCTAGATGCTTTAAAACAAAATGGTTTAGAGGAGAATACTTTGGTTATTTTTTCTTCGGACAATGGAGCAGAGTCTAATTATGCATATCAAAGAGATACTTATCAACATTATAGTTGTATGGATTTTAAAGGTGGAAAACGTGATATTTATGAGGGAGGACACAGGGTTCCATTTTTAATGCGTTGGCCTAAAGTAATTAAAGCGGGTACTAAGGTAGATGAACCAGTTTGTCAGACTGATTATTTAGCAACAATTGCTGAAATTATTGATGTAGCGTTACCAGATAATGCTGCGGAAGATAGTTATAGCTTATTATCTGTAATGAAAAATCCTAATAAAAAATTAAAGAGACAGTTAATAAATCATTCTTTTACAGGTCATTTTGCTATTAGAGAAGGAAAGTGGAAGCTAAATATGCTTAGAGGTTCTGGTGGCTCATTAAAGCCTGTAATTATTGAGCCTAAAAAAGGCGAAGCTTTATATGAGTTATATGATTTAGAGAATGATCCAGGAGAAACCAATAACCTGTATTTTAAATATCCTAAAGTTGTAAAAAAATTAAAATCTAAAATAAGTAAAATCATTGCTAATGGTCGTTCTACAAAGGGAAAGCCACAGCCTTATGTTAAGGGGAACTGGGAGCAGGTTAGTTGGATGTCTTTAGACTAAAAAACCACTTATTTATTGATAAAAAAATAAGCTATGAAGTTTTACAATTTGATATTGATGTTTGTATGCTGTGTTGGATTTAACTTTTCAATACATGCTCAATACCCAGAAAACAGAATGAAATCATCTAGTGTTAAAGATGATGGTTTTGTTGATCTTTTTAATGGTAAAAACTTAGATGGGTGGTATTTAAAGTTAAGAAATGGTGATGAGGAGTTAGCTAAAAAGGTTTTTGCTGTAGAAAAGAATATGATTCATGTTTTTAATGACAGCTTTCCTGGAGAGTACAAATTAAATACAGGTGAGAATGATACTCATGGTTTGTTTTATTCTAAAAAATCATATAGTAAATACATTCTTAGATTCCAATATAAATGGGGAAAGCGCAAGGCAAATAATTTTGACAAATGGCAGTATGATGCTGGGGTTTATTATCACGTAACAAACGATAAGGTATGGCCTGTTGGGATTGAATATCAAATAAGGTATGACCATATTAATAAAAGAAATCACACAGGAGATTTAATCAGACCAGAAGGTGTAGATTACGACTGGTATTGTGATAAAAATGAAAAGACTTATCTACATCCAAATCAAGGAGGTAAGTTGGAACAGACAAAAAAGGAATGGCTTCATTTTGCATCGCCTACTACAAAATACAATGCTGTAAATAATCAATGGAACCAGTGCGAAATAATAGTCATGGGAAATCAATACGCTATTCATAAATTAAATGGAGAAGTAGTAAATATGGCCTATAACTTAAACCCTGGGGCAGGTGTTTTTGGCTTTCAATCAGAAACGGCTGAAATTTATTATAGAAACATCAAAATCAAAGAGTTTGATGAGGTTATTCCTGCTAAAGTCTTTCTTAAGTAGTAGGTAATAATAGTTTGATCCTTTAAAGACTATGGATATTGAGGTTTTGCCTAATATCTATAGTGTGCTAACACATTTTCTTAGTGATAGCTAATCATATTATTTTTTAGATTTTATTCAAATTTATTAATTGTAAAAACACTGTTAATTGATATCTTGATTACATATATATTATATATATGGTCTTTATATTGAGTTTGTGTTAGTTTTAGATGGTTTTTATTGTGAATAATACAAATTAAAATTCGTACCTTAATAAGAGGATAAGGTGTTTTATAAAAATGGATATATCCTGAATGATTTAAAAAAAAGAATCAGCTTTTGAACTTATTTTCTTATGGAAATTTTGTCTTAGGTGCTTGGGTGAATCATAATAG
Above is a genomic segment from Wenyingzhuangia fucanilytica containing:
- a CDS encoding arylsulfatase, which produces MNLNRLKNIATKCIMLSLGTILMVSCKEASKTQEKSKPNVILIMVDDEGYGDVGALGNKNINTPNIDALHAQSTRFTDYHVSPTCAPTRAAIMTGHHNYRTGVFFTIKGRSLILERETTMAQIFKENGYNTAMFGKWHLGDNYPFRPQDKGFDEVLMNNGGGVGQTMDYWNNDYFDDTYVHNGEFKKFEGYCTDVWFENAKEYIGKQKDQPFFCYLSTNAAHSPYWVDDKYSDPYKNNDEIPNAAFYGMITNVDENIGKLVEYLKSIDLMDNTILIFTTDNGSAAGNKMGEGQDRLDGFVAKGNNAGMRGVKASMYEGGHRVPLFIHWKDGGINVGRDIDALTAHYDVLPTLIDLCGLKVKEDLKFDGSSLVPLMNGDDSNFEDRIVYVNTQFSTDPVPWKRTALMHKNWRLVEGTELYNLDTDPEQRTNLADQYPEKVQEYKEAYDKWWAEISPTFVEKPYFIIGNKAENPTTLYCHDWHTDTFTPWKQDHIREGQVNNGFWRVKAEEAGTYTIKLRRWPVESHLALGAKASVRPALEGTSVTPSKKGKALKIVNSRIKIQNIEMSKEVDLDAEYVEYQVELEKGETHLQTWFTLDDKTEIGAYYATIEKI
- a CDS encoding arylsulfatase, with protein sequence MRKNILSILFFSVLLLNFHAATAQDKHKPNVIIVITDDQGKGDLACEGNPYIKTPNIDKFYNQAVRFTNYHVSTTCAPTRGSLMTGRHSNRINVFHTINGRSILFEDEVTLPQVFAQNGYTNAMFGKWHLGDNYPYRPEDRGFHEVVRLGGGGIGQGPDYWGNDYFDDTYWHNGKMEKYKGYCTDVFFSQAISFIEKNKDQPFFCYLSTNAPHSPYNLPEKYFDMYQGKEYKDLNSRLLRFYGMITNLDDNFKRLENKLQELKIADNTILIFTTDNGTSAGRSTYNAGLRGSKGSQYDGGHRVPMYIRWPNGQLTGGKDIDELVAHYDMLPTFVDLLGLDFNPVKKLDGKSLVPLLKNDEVAWENRILYMDTQREQNLIKYRKYTVMDNDWRLVDGKELYDINKDLGQQNNVIDQYPEVAARLSVGYENWWESFVDEGVNQRYAYIKVGSPKENPTRLSAHDMIVGKYSPAWHQDGARNASPAGGGKWKIEFVEDGEYTISLRRFPRESNLAINSTFPAQEKAVQYDKTSPASVKSDFKEAFLYVANISKTLAVEKGTQEVVFKGNIPAGKYDMEAQLIDESGRLHPAYYVYVEKK
- a CDS encoding sulfatase family protein; translation: MKKLRIVFVACFALVNFLSIAQENKPNIVIIYTDDQGVGDVGALNPNAKFNTPNMDKIANEGIIFTDGHSSDAVCTPSRYSLLTGRYSWRTSLKKNVLHADGPCLIEKDRMTIASLLQENGYNTAMIGKWHLQMEFEGEKGKGRDWSKPFTDGPIEKGFDYYFGIAASMNYGILTYLENDKVLEAPSMYTKKKMDVTPRTYRMTPPYQQDNAKGYVEVAPSFNDELVLETLANRAVSYINDVDKEKPFFLYLPLTSPHLPHCTHPDFQGKSNCGNYGDFMQETDYRVGQVLDALKQNGLEENTLVIFSSDNGAESNYAYQRDTYQHYSCMDFKGGKRDIYEGGHRVPFLMRWPKVIKAGTKVDEPVCQTDYLATIAEIIDVALPDNAAEDSYSLLSVMKNPNKKLKRQLINHSFTGHFAIREGKWKLNMLRGSGGSLKPVIIEPKKGEALYELYDLENDPGETNNLYFKYPKVVKKLKSKISKIIANGRSTKGKPQPYVKGNWEQVSWMSLD
- a CDS encoding 3-keto-disaccharide hydrolase — encoded protein: MKFYNLILMFVCCVGFNFSIHAQYPENRMKSSSVKDDGFVDLFNGKNLDGWYLKLRNGDEELAKKVFAVEKNMIHVFNDSFPGEYKLNTGENDTHGLFYSKKSYSKYILRFQYKWGKRKANNFDKWQYDAGVYYHVTNDKVWPVGIEYQIRYDHINKRNHTGDLIRPEGVDYDWYCDKNEKTYLHPNQGGKLEQTKKEWLHFASPTTKYNAVNNQWNQCEIIVMGNQYAIHKLNGEVVNMAYNLNPGAGVFGFQSETAEIYYRNIKIKEFDEVIPAKVFLK